Proteins from one Juglans microcarpa x Juglans regia isolate MS1-56 chromosome 1S, Jm3101_v1.0, whole genome shotgun sequence genomic window:
- the LOC121246381 gene encoding zinc finger CCCH domain-containing protein 29-like isoform X1 translates to MCSGSKSRLSSSSFGMEGEFQKQNDEFFCDCSVLLELSAMDDLEAFRSEVEEKGLDVNEASFWYGRRIGSKKMAFEKRTPLLIAAMFGSVKVLKYMIETGKVDVNRVCGSDRVTALHCAVAGGTNASVGIIKLLLDACADATCVNANGNKPVDLIGPASRSPSNSNRKAIELLLKGDVSIGESDQITTEEEDRQKIATPQLSKEGVEKKEYPIDVSLPDINNGIYGTDEFRMYTFKVKPCSRAYSHDWTECPFVHPGENARRRDPRKYPYSCVPCPEFRKGTCQKGDACEYAHGVFESWLHPAQYRTRICKDETGCARKVCFFAHKAEELRPVYASTGSAMPSPKSHSAGGLDMTVMSPLALSSSSMPMPATSTPPMSPLAAASSPKSGNMWQNKLNLTPPALQLPGSRLKTALSARDLDLEMELLGLESHASQQQQLIDEITRLSSPSPSPSYWNKEFNRMGDLKPSNLDDIFGSLDSSMLSQLQGLSIKPTTPTQLQSPNGLQMRQNMNQLRASYPTNLSSSPARKPSSFGFDSSAAVAAAVMNSRSASFAKRSQSFIDRGAGTHRPGLTSAGNSASMMPSTRSDWSSPDGKLDWGIQGDELNKLKKSASFRFRDNNVATTTLMQSGVNEPDVSWVNSLVKDVSHESSGHFGTKKAQYNHGNGGEILPPWLEQLYIEQEQMVA, encoded by the coding sequence ATGTGCAGTGGTTCAAAGAGTAGACTTTCCTCCTCAAGCTTTGGGATGGAAGGTGAATTTCAGAAACAAAACGATGAGTTTTTCTGTGATTGCTCGGTTTTGCTTGAATTGTCTGCCATGGATGATCTCGAGGCCTTCAGGAGTGAGGTAGAAGAGAAGGGTCTTGACGTCAACGAGGCAAGCTTTTGGTATGGTAGAAGAATTGGGTCGAAGAAGATGGCTTTCGAAAAGAGGACACCACTTTTGATTGCTGCCATGTTTGGTAGCGTTAAGGTTTTGAAGTATATGATTGAGACAGGTAAGGTTGATGTCAATAGGGTATGTGGTTCAGATAGGGTCACTGCACTCCATTGTGCCGTTGCTGGTGGTACCAATGCCTCAGTTGGGATTATTAAGCTCTTGCTTGATGCATGTGCGGATGCTACTTGTGTTAATGCTAATGGAAATAAGCCTGTTGATTTGATTGGCCCTGCGTCGAGGTCACCGTCCAATTCAAATCGGAAGGCAATTGAGTTGCTGCTTAAAGGCGATGTTTCAATTGGGGAAAGTGATCAAATCACAACCGAAGAGGAAGATCGGCAGAAGATAGCAACGCCTCAGCTCTCGAAAGAAGGAGTTGAGAAGAAAGAATACCCTATCGATGTATCATTGCCCGACATAAATAATGGGATATATGGGACAGATGAGTTTAGGATGTATACTTTCAAGGTGAAGCCTTGCTCTAGGGCATACTCCCATGACTGGACTGAGTGCCCTTTTGTCCATCCTGGGGAGAATGCTAGGAGAAGAGACCCACGGAAGTACCCCTATAGCTGTGTTCCATGCCCGGAGTTTCGGAAAGGCACATGCCAAAAGGGGGATGCCTGTGAGTATGCACATGGTGTTTTTGAGTCCTGGCTTCATCCTGCCCAATATCGAACCCGGATTTGCAAGGATGAGACTGGGTGTGCGCGTAAAGTCTGCTTCTTTGCTCACAAGGCCGAGGAATTGCGCCCTGTGTATGCTTCCACCGGTTCAGCTATGCCTTCACCTAAATCTCATTCGGCTGGTGGACTGGACATGACAGTGATGAGCCCATTGGCTCTCAGTTCGTCATCTATGCCGATGCCTGCTACTTCAACACCGCCCATGTCTCCTCTGGCAGCCGCCTCATCTCCCAAGAGTGGGAACATGTGGCAAAACAAACTTAACCTCACTCCACCTGCATTGCAGCTCCCTGGCAGCCGGCTAAAGACTGCTTTGAGTGCTAGAGATCTAGATTTGGAGATGGAATTGCTTGGCCTAGAAAGTCATGCTAGCCAGCAGCAGCAATTGATTGACGAGATAACCCGTCTCTCATCCCCATCCCCATCCCCATCCTACTGGAACAAGGAATTCAATCGGATGGGAGATTTGAAACCTTCTAACcttgatgatatttttgggtctCTTGATTCTTCTATGTTGTCCCAGCTGCAAGGGCTTTCCATAAAACCCACAACACCCACCCAGTTACAATCTCCAAATGGGCTTCAGATGCGCCAGAACATGAACCAACTTCGTGCAAGTTATCCGACCAACCTCTCTTCCTCCCCAGCAAGAAAACCCTCATCCTTTGGGTTTGACTCATCTGCTGCAGTTGCGGCAGCAGTGATGAATTCCAGGTCTGCATCGTTTGCAAAGCGAAGCCAGAGTTTTATTGATCGTGGAGCAGGGACTCATCGACCTGGCCTTACTTCTGCTGGCAACTCTGCATCAATGATGCCCTCTACTCGTTCAGATTGGAGCTCACCTGATGGGAAATTGGATTGGGGCATTCAAGGAGATGAGTTGAACAAGCTCAAGAAGTCTGCTTCTTTTCGGTTCCGTGACAACAACGTGGCTACAACAACCTTAATGCAATCTGGAGTTAATGAGCCTGATGTCTCTTGGGTTAATTCCTTGGTTAAGGATGTTTCTCATGAGAGCTCGGGGCATTTTGGCACCAAGAAGGCGCAGTATAATCATGGCAATGGGGGTGAGATTCTTCCTCCTTGGCTAGAGCAGCTGTACATAGAGCAGGAGCAGATGGTGGCATAA
- the LOC121246381 gene encoding zinc finger CCCH domain-containing protein 29-like isoform X2 gives MEGEFQKQNDEFFCDCSVLLELSAMDDLEAFRSEVEEKGLDVNEASFWYGRRIGSKKMAFEKRTPLLIAAMFGSVKVLKYMIETGKVDVNRVCGSDRVTALHCAVAGGTNASVGIIKLLLDACADATCVNANGNKPVDLIGPASRSPSNSNRKAIELLLKGDVSIGESDQITTEEEDRQKIATPQLSKEGVEKKEYPIDVSLPDINNGIYGTDEFRMYTFKVKPCSRAYSHDWTECPFVHPGENARRRDPRKYPYSCVPCPEFRKGTCQKGDACEYAHGVFESWLHPAQYRTRICKDETGCARKVCFFAHKAEELRPVYASTGSAMPSPKSHSAGGLDMTVMSPLALSSSSMPMPATSTPPMSPLAAASSPKSGNMWQNKLNLTPPALQLPGSRLKTALSARDLDLEMELLGLESHASQQQQLIDEITRLSSPSPSPSYWNKEFNRMGDLKPSNLDDIFGSLDSSMLSQLQGLSIKPTTPTQLQSPNGLQMRQNMNQLRASYPTNLSSSPARKPSSFGFDSSAAVAAAVMNSRSASFAKRSQSFIDRGAGTHRPGLTSAGNSASMMPSTRSDWSSPDGKLDWGIQGDELNKLKKSASFRFRDNNVATTTLMQSGVNEPDVSWVNSLVKDVSHESSGHFGTKKAQYNHGNGGEILPPWLEQLYIEQEQMVA, from the coding sequence ATGGAAGGTGAATTTCAGAAACAAAACGATGAGTTTTTCTGTGATTGCTCGGTTTTGCTTGAATTGTCTGCCATGGATGATCTCGAGGCCTTCAGGAGTGAGGTAGAAGAGAAGGGTCTTGACGTCAACGAGGCAAGCTTTTGGTATGGTAGAAGAATTGGGTCGAAGAAGATGGCTTTCGAAAAGAGGACACCACTTTTGATTGCTGCCATGTTTGGTAGCGTTAAGGTTTTGAAGTATATGATTGAGACAGGTAAGGTTGATGTCAATAGGGTATGTGGTTCAGATAGGGTCACTGCACTCCATTGTGCCGTTGCTGGTGGTACCAATGCCTCAGTTGGGATTATTAAGCTCTTGCTTGATGCATGTGCGGATGCTACTTGTGTTAATGCTAATGGAAATAAGCCTGTTGATTTGATTGGCCCTGCGTCGAGGTCACCGTCCAATTCAAATCGGAAGGCAATTGAGTTGCTGCTTAAAGGCGATGTTTCAATTGGGGAAAGTGATCAAATCACAACCGAAGAGGAAGATCGGCAGAAGATAGCAACGCCTCAGCTCTCGAAAGAAGGAGTTGAGAAGAAAGAATACCCTATCGATGTATCATTGCCCGACATAAATAATGGGATATATGGGACAGATGAGTTTAGGATGTATACTTTCAAGGTGAAGCCTTGCTCTAGGGCATACTCCCATGACTGGACTGAGTGCCCTTTTGTCCATCCTGGGGAGAATGCTAGGAGAAGAGACCCACGGAAGTACCCCTATAGCTGTGTTCCATGCCCGGAGTTTCGGAAAGGCACATGCCAAAAGGGGGATGCCTGTGAGTATGCACATGGTGTTTTTGAGTCCTGGCTTCATCCTGCCCAATATCGAACCCGGATTTGCAAGGATGAGACTGGGTGTGCGCGTAAAGTCTGCTTCTTTGCTCACAAGGCCGAGGAATTGCGCCCTGTGTATGCTTCCACCGGTTCAGCTATGCCTTCACCTAAATCTCATTCGGCTGGTGGACTGGACATGACAGTGATGAGCCCATTGGCTCTCAGTTCGTCATCTATGCCGATGCCTGCTACTTCAACACCGCCCATGTCTCCTCTGGCAGCCGCCTCATCTCCCAAGAGTGGGAACATGTGGCAAAACAAACTTAACCTCACTCCACCTGCATTGCAGCTCCCTGGCAGCCGGCTAAAGACTGCTTTGAGTGCTAGAGATCTAGATTTGGAGATGGAATTGCTTGGCCTAGAAAGTCATGCTAGCCAGCAGCAGCAATTGATTGACGAGATAACCCGTCTCTCATCCCCATCCCCATCCCCATCCTACTGGAACAAGGAATTCAATCGGATGGGAGATTTGAAACCTTCTAACcttgatgatatttttgggtctCTTGATTCTTCTATGTTGTCCCAGCTGCAAGGGCTTTCCATAAAACCCACAACACCCACCCAGTTACAATCTCCAAATGGGCTTCAGATGCGCCAGAACATGAACCAACTTCGTGCAAGTTATCCGACCAACCTCTCTTCCTCCCCAGCAAGAAAACCCTCATCCTTTGGGTTTGACTCATCTGCTGCAGTTGCGGCAGCAGTGATGAATTCCAGGTCTGCATCGTTTGCAAAGCGAAGCCAGAGTTTTATTGATCGTGGAGCAGGGACTCATCGACCTGGCCTTACTTCTGCTGGCAACTCTGCATCAATGATGCCCTCTACTCGTTCAGATTGGAGCTCACCTGATGGGAAATTGGATTGGGGCATTCAAGGAGATGAGTTGAACAAGCTCAAGAAGTCTGCTTCTTTTCGGTTCCGTGACAACAACGTGGCTACAACAACCTTAATGCAATCTGGAGTTAATGAGCCTGATGTCTCTTGGGTTAATTCCTTGGTTAAGGATGTTTCTCATGAGAGCTCGGGGCATTTTGGCACCAAGAAGGCGCAGTATAATCATGGCAATGGGGGTGAGATTCTTCCTCCTTGGCTAGAGCAGCTGTACATAGAGCAGGAGCAGATGGTGGCATAA